In the Sorghum bicolor cultivar BTx623 chromosome 4, Sorghum_bicolor_NCBIv3, whole genome shotgun sequence genome, CTGGCTATAGCATAGCACAACACACTAAAACATTACTATTAGCATCAGACTTGCGATTTAGTGATCCAAATATTGGCAATAAGGGCTGAAAATTACCGTCTGTAGCTGAAAGTGGAGGTGTTTTTTCCCTCAAAAACATGGCTCTCATTATTAACATGGCAGTACAGATGTTTGTTTCGCATGACTGCTGTGGCTCTTTTGATGATTCATTTGCCCTGCATAAAACATGTTTTAAAGTTTCACTTCACAAACATGCTTCAGATTGCATTCTTCACTTACCCATATACAGCATGATTTACTTTCGTATATTGGATCACTGTAACTATATACATGCACTGGACCCCTTGTATCATTTGTAAATATGTACATGCTCAGGGTTAAGGGTGATGAAGAACTAAGTTGCTATAATTAATTTCTACATGTGACTCATTTGTTCAAACCATGGGTAAGGCttgttggatgatgttgacgatTATTGATTCAGTTTTACTGGGTAAATAGGTTAAGAAAAAAGAACAGTTGTAGGTATGAGATACTGTAATGACCTTGTCTTATGGTTAAGTAATTGGGCATATGAGGTGGAGGAATCAAATACAAGGGAACACAGTCATACTTATAGAACTATGAGACTTTAAAGATGCAATAATTAGTCATAAAGTAAATCCATGACTAAAAGAATTATTTGTACTTCTATTGGGCATTTCTGAACTGGTAGTTTAGAGGTGAAAGAGTAGGTATAGATCTATTGCTTCTTACTATTTCAGCATCCCTGGCTTGCATTCTTTTTTTCCTTGGGGTTTTGTATTACAGATTTACAGTCAGAATTTGACTGTTAATATAATTTGACAAAAATCGTGCAAAACAAGGAATCTCGGAATCCCAGAGCCTGATTCATTAACAAATACTCCCTCcgctccaaattataagacattttgacttttctagatacattgcttttactatgcatttagacatagtgtatatctaagtgcatagcaaaaactatgtatctaaaaaaatgtcttataatttggaatggagggagtagattgCTAGAAGGCCATAAATAGTTCCTTGAAATATTTACTGTGTACCTTTGTTctgcttttttttgttttgccgGAAACTTCTGTGACTTCAATTTATTGTCTGTTACTAATGTCATTTCTTGCATTAGTTTTCTGTAGATTTTATTGATAACTTTTGTATGACAATTTTTTTGGCAGATGCAAGTGTGATTCTACCCATAGAATCATGTGCTCCTGATCCGTATTCTGTTCCAGCTTCTGACAAGTTCAAACATGTGCATTATGATGACAATGAGGTGACATATTCTACTTATGTGCCCCAAAATGAATCTGAGGAAGAGGATGGTTCTTCTGAGCTGGGTGTCTCTCAGTGGCACATGAAAGGTAAACGTAACAATCGTAATGCCGCAAAAAGATTAGTGGATATGAGAGATGGAAATACATGGTTAAACAAATACAATGGACCATTAAAAGGGTCTTTGCATAACACAAATGGTGGGAATCCCAGAAAAGAAGGTATGCACACATCTGGTGAGCAGTTTTTTGAGGAAAGCTTTTACCAAATTAAAGAGGAGCCCAATTATGATTCTGAGGAAACTAATTTGTTTGAGGACATGAGCCATTCAGAGGCTAACTTGTACTATGGTAAAAAATACCATTCAGCCTTGAGAATCACAAAAGATCTTAGCCGAGGCTACGGTTACTTTAATGACTATGAGAATGACTCTTCAAATCTTTCTCACTTAGATATGGACGCTGAACAGTATCATGTTGATCGGAATGCATATTGGGATGGACCTTCATTTTACCAAAGGAAGTTGACTTCACGTTTTGGTGGCATGGGACCAATGTTGTTCAATGTTAACCTTAAAGTTCAGGCCAGCTACCAAGGAGAGCATGTCCCTCTTGTCTCCTTAATGAGCAGACTTAATGGCAAAGCAATTGTTGGACACCCTATCCAAATTGAAATAGTTGAAGATGGTTCCACAGATCATCTGGTATTCTGCGGTGACAGTGGTATGCAAGAGAGCACAGCTACTCCACCTGCTTGGCCAACAGGTAGAAGAACTGCCATGCAAAGAGTTCCCCGTTCAAATCCGTCAGGAGCACTGTTGGATGGCGATAATGAAGGTGGTCTTGTGTATTCTGATTATGAGATGAAACCAACCTTAAGAAAGTACTCGTCTTCTTCGAATCACCAGGTTAAGGTGAATAAGAAAAGCAGTTCGGATGCTAGGAGGTCATCAGCTAAGTCCCATAAGAAGTCATCCAAGAAAACAAACCTTAGAGCTCTCTCTTCCATTTCCGCCGCAAAAAAACACcacggagaaggtggccgagcaAAGGCACATTGGCGCAATGACATATTTGGTGGTTTAATCAAATCAGAGGGAGCAGTTCCTCTAGTGACATGTGTCCCAACGAAGGTTGTGTTCACTAGGATATTGGAAGCAGTTGGCAG is a window encoding:
- the LOC8073876 gene encoding uncharacterized protein At1g51745, with product MVGSSVEGGADGDGGCCGVGDTSPGTIVWVRRRNGSWWPGRILGPEELPPSQIMSPRSGTPVKLLGREDASVDWYNLEKSKRVKAFRCGEFDACIEKAEATQGTVVKKREKYARREDAILHALELERKQLASKYQTQGFRPGPPGNISACTKHRKDLGSTRYKSKKSKKRKDASVPPDVKKEVGQCFLHAGSKRNFSESLTEGNVVSNHMGDFSHSRHSHGGATLENKERSTIVKKNRSDGSDFEDSLVSKSDRRRPLSQVLQSSENLPPHLKQNDDFGALLIGENNNPSLATSRSRRSKYTYMASDSGETQSHSDLPSIKMSSTGADFENESYLQHPGYFSEEHTSSDFVEKQITESSERECSESETEDDAELLQNASVILPIESCAPDPYSVPASDKFKHVHYDDNEVTYSTYVPQNESEEEDGSSELGVSQWHMKGKRNNRNAAKRLVDMRDGNTWLNKYNGPLKGSLHNTNGGNPRKEGMHTSGEQFFEESFYQIKEEPNYDSEETNLFEDMSHSEANLYYGKKYHSALRITKDLSRGYGYFNDYENDSSNLSHLDMDAEQYHVDRNAYWDGPSFYQRKLTSRFGGMGPMLFNVNLKVQASYQGEHVPLVSLMSRLNGKAIVGHPIQIEIVEDGSTDHLVFCGDSGMQESTATPPAWPTGRRTAMQRVPRSNPSGALLDGDNEGGLVYSDYEMKPTLRKYSSSSNHQVKVNKKSSSDARRSSAKSHKKSSKKTNLRALSSISAAKKHHGEGGRAKAHWRNDIFGGLIKSEGAVPLVTCVPTKVVFTRILEAVGRPPPSVAHRVRMASPSVRDPP